TGTTCTGTTCACTGGTACCATTAAGGATAATCTTAAATGGGGTGATGAAAATGCCAGCAACGATGAGATATATCAGTATGCGGAGAATGCACAAGCTCATGGATTTATTTCTTCATTCGAGAAAGGATATGATACCGAACTCGGACAGGGAGGAGTCAATCTTTCCGGAGGGCAAAAGCAAAGATTGTGTATTGCCAGAGCATTATTGAAAAAACCAAAAATACTGATTCTTGATGACAGTACAAGTGCAGTGGATACTGCAACGGAGGCCAAAATTAGAGAAAGCTTCAGGAATCAGTTAAGAGGTATGACGAAAATCATAATCGCTCAAAGAATTTCTTCAGTAATTAATGCAGATAAGATTATTGTCCTTGATGATGGAAAGATTGCCGGCATGGGTACTCATGCGGAATTGGTGCAAAATTGTGAAGCCTACTCTGAGATATATTACTCACAAATGGACAAAAATGAAACAGAAAAGAAGGTGACAGCATAGTGAGCCATATTAGCGAAGAAAGAAAAGAAGCACTATTACGTAGATATGGAAATAAAACTATAAATAATGCTGCAGGTCCGGGAGGAATAAAAATGCCTGGACCCGGAGGAAGAAGACCGGGTGGTTTCGGAGGGCCTGGAATACAACGTGGTAGCATTGGTGGTGGCAAACCGAAAAATACATCAGCCACAATCAACAGGTTGCTTACCTATATTGGAAGGGACAAGATTAAAATACTGTTTGTTTTTGCCTGTGTATTAGGAAGCAGCTTGACAAGCCTGGCTGGAAGCTATATTTTACGTCCTGTTATTAATAATTTGGTGTCTGCAGACAAAACTGCAGAAGAAAAAATTAATAATTTGATAATTGGTATTCTTACCATGGCAAGCATTTATATGGTCGGTATCGCATGTACTTACCTGCAGCAAAGAATCATGATAGGAGTATCACAGAATGCTTTGTTCAGGATCAGGGAAGATTTATTCCGCAAAATTCAGAAACTTCCATTGAAATATCATGATACACATACTCATGGTGACATTATGAGCCGTTTTACAAATGACCTTGATTCGGTCGGAGAGATGCTTAATCATACCATGACGCAGATTTTTTCAGGCATTCTTACGCTGGCCGGTACAGTTACTCTTATGTTTATAATAAACTGGATTCTGGCAATTATTACTATAGTAACAGTACCACTCTTTGTTTATGTTGGAGGCATGATCGGAAAACAAAGCAGGAAATACTTTATAGCTCAGCAGCAGGCTCTTGGTGCAGTTAATGGATATATTGAAGAAACTATTACAGGTCAGAAGGTAATTAAGGTATTCTGTCATGAGGAAATTGCCATGGAAGAATTCGAACTCCTGAGCGATGATTTGCGTGAAAAACAAATGAAGGCACAATTTTTTGGCGGAATTATGGGACCTGTCATGGGTAATTTAAGCCAGATAAGCTTTGCATTATCAGCTACAATTGGTGGTATCCTGTGCCTTACATCGAATTTTGATATTGGTGGACTTACTATTTTTACAAACTACTCAAGACATTTTTCAAGGC
This window of the Clostridiaceae bacterium genome carries:
- a CDS encoding ABC transporter ATP-binding protein; its protein translation is MSHISEERKEALLRRYGNKTINNAAGPGGIKMPGPGGRRPGGFGGPGIQRGSIGGGKPKNTSATINRLLTYIGRDKIKILFVFACVLGSSLTSLAGSYILRPVINNLVSADKTAEEKINNLIIGILTMASIYMVGIACTYLQQRIMIGVSQNALFRIREDLFRKIQKLPLKYHDTHTHGDIMSRFTNDLDSVGEMLNHTMTQIFSGILTLAGTVTLMFIINWILAIITIVTVPLFVYVGGMIGKQSRKYFIAQQQALGAVNGYIEETITGQKVIKVFCHEEIAMEEFELLSDDLREKQMKAQFFGGIMGPVMGNLSQISFALSATIGGILCLTSNFDIGGLTIFTNYSRHFSRPISELSMQMNTIYAALAGAERVFEVMNEAPETADASDALEICSEVDQMEGAQPIKGEVVLKDVTFGYVPDRTVLKHINVTAKPGQKIAFVGSTGAGKTTITNLINRFYDIEEGEILIDGINIKNIRKDSLRRNIAMVLQDTHLFSGTVRENIRYGRLDATDEEVIAAAKIASAHSFIERLPNGYDTVLDGDGANLSQGERQLLNIARAAISKAPILILDEATSSVDTRTEKHIERGMDQLMKNRTTFVIAHRLSTVRNADLIIVLENGKILEQGTHEELLASGGRYYQLHTGATELD